The region CGGCGTGCGTCGCCAACGGCTCGCTCAAGGTGTACGAGGAGATCAGGAGGATCGTGGCCTCCAGGGGGCTGCTGGCCGACGTGTCGCTGGTCACCGAGGGACCCCGCGCCGCCGGGAAGGTGGGCGTCGTCAAGGCCGGCTGCCACGGGTACTGCCAGATAGGGCCGCTCGTGAAGATAGAGCCCGGCTCGGTCATGTACATCAAGGTCAAGCCGGAGGACGCCGAGGACATAGTCGGAAAGACCATTGAGAAGAACGAGATCGTCGAGAGGCTACTATACAAGGACCCCGCGACTGGGAAGGTCGCGCGGAGCGAGAGCGAGATCCCGTTCTACAGTGGTCAGAAGAAGATAGTCCTGCGGACTTGCGGGCTCATCGATTCCGAGGACATCGAGGAGTACATCGCGATCGGGGGATACCAGGGACTCGCAAAGGCACTCACCGAAATGATGCCGGAGCGGGTCATCGAGGAAGTGACCGCGTCCGGCCTCAGGGGTCGCGGCGGCGGTGGATTCCCCACAGGCAAGAAGTGGCAGTTCGCCAGGCAATCGAAGGGCGACAAGAAGTACGTCGTGTGTAACGCGGATGAGGGCGACCCGGGCGCGTTCATGGACAGGAGCGTGCTCGAGGGTGACCCGCACCGCGTGCTCGAGGGCATGATGATCGCGGGATACGCGGTCGGAGCGGACGAGGGATACATCTACTGTCGCGCGGAGTACCCGCTCGCTGTGAAGAGATTCCGCAAGGCGATCGCCGACGCCGAAGGCTCTGGCCTCCTGGGCGACAACATCCTCGGGACGGGGTTCTCGTTCAGGGTGACGCTGAAGGAGGGCGCCGGGGCGTTCGTGTGTGGCGAGGAAACGGCGCTCCTGCAGTCAATCGAGGGTAAAAGGGGCATGCCGAGGCCGAGGCCGCCGTTCCCTGCGGTGTCAGGCCTGTGGGGCAAGCCCACCCTGATCAACAACGTTGAGACCTATGCAAATGTCCCGTACATCATCGCGAACGGGGCGAAGGCTTACAACAAGTATGGCACGGCGAAGAGCGCAGGCACCAAGACGTTCTCGCTCGCGGGCCAGGTCGCCCGCACGGGGCTCATCGAAGTCCCGATGGGCATGACCCTGCGCGAGGTCGTGTTCGGCATTGGCGGCGGGATGAGGCGCGAGAGGCCCTTCAAGGCGGTCCAGATCGGCGGACCGTCGGGCGGATGCCTCACAAAGGACCACCTGGACCTGCCGCTCGAGTACGAGGCGCTGACGTCCGTAGGCGCCATGGTCGGTTCCGGCGGCCTCGTCGTGGTCGACGACGGCACCTGCATGGTCGAGATGGCGAAGTTCTTCATGGGCTTCGTGCAGAGCGAGTCGTGCGGCAAGTGTGTTCCCTGTCGCGAGGGGACCAAGCGCATGCTCGACCTCCTCAAGAAGATCACCGAGGGCAAGGCGACCGAGCAGGACGTCGACCTGCTGTACGAGACTGCGATGAACGTGAAGAACAGCGCCCTGTGCGGCCTCGGTAAGACGGCGCCGAACCCCGTGCTCACCACCATGAAGTACTTCAGGGACGAGTACATGGCGCACGTCCGGGAGAGGCGGTGCCCCGCCGGCGTGTGCAAGGCGCTGGTGAAGTACGGGATAGAGGCGTCCAGGTGCAAGGGATGCGGTGTGTGCGCGAAGGCGTGCCCCGCGGGCGCGATATCCGGCGAGATCAAGAAGCCTTACGTGATCGATCAGGACGCGTGCACCAAGTGCGGCACGTGCGTGGAGAAGTGCAAGTTCGGCGCCATCGGGGTGTCGTAACGGCGGGGAGGAGATCAGGATGGCAGATAGCGCAACCGCGGCCGCGGCTGTGACCGCGACTCAGGGCCGCGTGAACCTGAACGGCCGGCTGGTACCCATCAGGGGCGAGAGAAATGTGCTCGAGCTGGCCAGGAACAATGGAATTGAGATCCCGTCGTTCTGCTACCACTCGGAGCTCAGCGTTTACGGGGCGTGCAGGATGTGTCTCGTGGAGGTAGACGGAATGGGCCTCCAGGCGTCGTGCTCCATCGAGCCGCGCGAGGGCATGGTCATCAGGACGAACACGGAGCAGGCGCAGAAGATACGCAAGATGATCCTGGAGCTCATCCTGGCGGAACACGACAGGGAGTGCACGACCTGCGGTAAGAACTGGCAGTGCAAGCTGCAGCGGCTGGCCGACCAGGTGGGCGTCTCGACGATAAGGTACGGCGGGAAGCCGGCGGATGGCAGCCCCGCGGCCAGGGCTCAGTTCGCGATGGACACGAGCAGCCCGTCCATCGTCAGGGACCCGAAGAAGTGCATCCTGTGCGGTGACTGCGTGAGGATGTGCCGCGAGGTCCAGGGCGTCGGCGTGCTCGAGTTCGCGCACCGCGGCCCGAAGACTGCCGTCGTACCGGCGTTCGGGAAGAATCTGGCGGACGTCGAGTGCATCAACTGTGGCCAGTGCGTGGCCGTGTGCCCCACGGGCGCGCTCACGGCGAAGCCCGAGATAGACAGGGTGTGGGGCGCCATACACGACCCGTCGAAGACGGTGGTCGTGCAGATAGCCCCCGCTGTCCGAGTGGCGCTCGGCGAGGAGTTCGGCCTGCCGGCGGGCGAGGCGGCCACCGGCAAGATAGCCAGCGCGCTCAGGATGATAGGCGTGGACAAGGTGTTCGACACAGTGTTCACCGCCGACATGACGGCACTTGAGGAGACGCTCGAGTTCCTCGAGAGGAAGAGCGGCGGCGGCAGACTCCCGATATTCACGTCGTGCTGCCCGGGCTGGGTGAAGTACTGCGAGCAGTTCCACCCCGAACTCCTGGACAACCTGTCGACGTGCAGGTCGCCGCAGCAGATGTTCGGTGCGCTGGTGAAGAAGTTCTACGCGAAGAAGCTCGGCAAGAGCCCGAAGGAGGTGTTCGTGGTCTCTATCATGCCCTGCACCGCCAAGAAGTTCGAGGCGCAGCGGCCAGAATTCACTACGGAGGATTCGCGCGATGTCGACGCCGTGCTGACAACGGTGGAGGCGGCGGCAATGTTCAAGCAGGCCGGTATACTGTTTGACGCGATCGAACCTTCGGCGCTCGACGCCCCGTTCGGCATGGTGAGCGGCGCAGGCGTGATTTTCGGCGCGAGCGGCGGCGTGATGGAGGCTGTTGTGAGGACGGCGTACGCCCTCACGACCGGCGGGGATCTCGGTGACATCGAGTACGAGCCGGTTCGCGGGCTGGACGGCATCAAGAAGGCCGGGGTCCAGCTAGGCTCCCAGAAGATCCGGATGGCCGTGGTGTCAGGCCTCTCGAATGCTGAGCGGCTGATCGAGGCGATCGAGGACGGTAGCGAATCGTACGACGCCGTGGAGGTCATGGCCTGCCCCGGCGGGTGCGTCGGCGGCGGGGGACAACCGGTGTCGAGCGGCGCGCAGCCGCTGGCGGTAGCGGGCGGGCGTAAGGCGCAGAGGATCTCCGGTTTGTACTCGATAGACCGCGAACTCCAGATAAAGAATCCAAAGGAGAACCCCTTCCTGGACAAGGTATACGCCGAGTGGCTCGGGAAGCCCGGCGGGGAGGTGGCGCATCACGCGCTGCACACCCACTACGTACACCGCAAGAGGATCAAGGAAGAGCGCATCGCGGGAATACTGCGGTCGACCGAGCCGGATGCGGTGGACGTCTCGGTGTGTGTCGGGACAGGCTGCTTCCTGAAGGGGTCCTACGACGTGCTCGACAGGTTCCTCGGCGCGGCGAAGAAGAACGGCGTGGAGAAGAAGGTCAACCTCCAGGCGACGTTCTGCCTGGAGCGCTGTGGTGAGGGTGTTAGCGTGAAAGTGAACGACGAAATCATTACAGGTGTCAACAAAGCGAACGCCGAATCCGTGTTCGCCGATAATGTGCTGTCGCGGTTGAAGTGACACAGGGCTGAGGCTGGGCAGGGACGCAGGGCGAGTGCGCCTGCCCAGCCCGGCGCCTACCCGGGGGATGTGATACGGGTTGGTGACAATCGAGATCTGCATGGGTAGCTCGTGTTTCCTCAGGGGCTCGGGAGAGATCGTGGAGATCTTGAAGAAGCTCCTCGCTTCGCGCGGCCTGGAGCACAGGGTCGTGCTCAAGGGGAGCTTCTGCATGGAACGCTGCACCAACGGCGTTACGTTGAAGATCGGGGACAAGGTATTCACGCAGGTACACAAGGAAGATGTCGAGGGGTTGTTCCAGGGCGAGGTCCTGCCTGCCCTGGAACTCGGCTCGTGAAGCCGGGGGGTGATCCTGTGCCCGTAATCAGCACCATTGAAGCGCGGTGCAAGGACTGCTACAGGTGTCTCAGGTCCTGCCCCGTGAAGGCGATACGGTTCGTGGGGGGCTCGTCCAAGTCCGAGCTCAGGGCCAAGGTCATGGGCGAGCGATGTGTGCTGTGCGGGACGTGCCTCCTCGTCTGCCCCCAGAAAGCGAAGAAGGTCCGCCCCGACGTCGACAAGGTCAAGGATCTGATCCGCAACGGCCGCGAGGTCATCGCGAGCCTGGCGCCGTCGTTCGCCGGCGCGTTCGTGAGCGAACGCCACGGGCGCGTGGTGTCAGCCCTGAGGAAGCTCGGCTTCAGCAGGGTGGAGGAGACCGCGTACGCGGCGGGTCCCGTGGCGGAGGAGCACGCTTGTACTGCGGGGGATGTCCCCCCGCCGTCGATAACCAGCTCCTGCCCTGTCATAGTCAACCTCATCGAGATGTATTACCCCGGAGTGATGCCGCACCTTGCGCCGGTGGTTTCGCCTATGGTCGGCCACGCGCGCTACCTGAAAGCGGCGCACCCCGGTTCCGCTGTCGTCTTCGTGGGACCCTGCGTCGCAAAGAAGGAAGAGGCCGAGCCCAGTGGCGAGGTCGACGCAGCCCTCACTTTCGCCGAACTCGCCGACTGGCTGCGGCAGGAGCACGTCGACGTATCGTCGCTCGATGAATCGTCGTTCGACGGCCCTGCGCCGGACGTATCACGGCTGTTCCCGCTGGACGGCGGGCTCTTGAAAACGGCTGCCCTGCCCACCGACATGCTGTCGGAGGAATACCGCGTAGTAACCGGGCTCGACAACTGCATGCAGTTCCTGCAGGAGGTCAGGTCCGGCGGCGACTCCGTGAAGCGGATGAAGATGGTCGAGATGCTTGCCTGCGCGGGCGGGTGCATCTCAGGCCCTGGACTCGTTACATGCGAAGGCGTGGAGCCGGACTCGAACTCGAGACGCCGCGCGGTACTGCAGTATTACCACGCCCGCTCGGGCGCCGGAGCCGTGGCCGGTGAAAACAGCGAAAGCGATGTTCGGCCCGAGATCGACCTCCGGCGGGGCTACTCCGACCGGAGACCCGATACGCTGGCCCCGGACGAAGTCACGATCCGCGGCATCCTCGCCCAGACAGGGAAGATGGGCCCGGACGACGAGCTGAATTGCGGCGCGTGCGGGTACGGTTCCTGCCGCGAGAAAGCGGTCGCGGTGTTCCACGGCTTCGCGGACATCCAGATGTGCATGCCGTACATGCGCGAGCGCGCCGAATCCATGTCCAATGTTATCATATCGACCACCCCGAACGGGATCATCGTCGTCAACCCGAGGCTTGACGTTGTCGAGGTCAACCGTGCGGCTGAGGCGATGTTCGGTTGCAGCGCTCAAAAGGTTGTCGGCAAACCCCTGTCGACTATCATCGACCCGTCCAACTTTGAGAAGGCGCTCGAGACAAAGAGGCTGCTCAGGGTGAGAGTAGGGTACCCTGAGTACTCGCTGAACACCGACCAGTCGATCTTCTACGTGGACAAGGAAAACGTGGTCATCGGCATATTCGTGGACAGGACCGAAGAGGCAAAGCGGCGCAGCGAGGAACAGAAGACGCGGCAGTCTGTCGTGAGCCGAGCGCAGGAGGTCATCGACAAGCAGATGAAGGTCGCCCAGGAGATCGCGGGCCTGCTTGGCGAGACCACCGCCGAGACTAAGGTCCTGCTCACCAGGTTGATTGAATTGATGCAGAAGGAATGAGCAAGATGCCAGCGCGGCCGGAAGGGCTGTTCATCGAGATCGGGAAGTCCCAACTGAATAAGGCTGGCGAGGAGCTCTGCGGGGACTCGATCGACATCAGCCACACCGCCGACTCGACCATCGTCATCGTGTCGGACGGCCTCGGGAGCGGCGTCAAAGCCAACATCCTGTCCTCTCTGACGACGAGGATAGCCTCGACGATGCTCAAGAGCGGTTGCAAGATCGACGAGGTCATCGGGACGCTGGCATCGACGCTTCCGGTCTGTAAGGTGAGGCACCTCGCATACAGCACGTTCAGCATCTTGCAGATATTCAAGGATGGAAGGGCATACCTGGCCGAATACGACAATCCCGCCGTGTTTGCCGGTGGCAAGAACGGCTCCCCGCCGCTGTCGTTCAATGAGAGGAAAGTCGGGGAGAGGAGCATCAGGGAAACGTATTTCACGGTGGACGACGGCGACTGGCTGTGCCTTGTGAGTGACGGCGTGCTGCACGCCGGCATCGGCGGGATCTGGAATCTGGGCTGGGGCTGGGACAGGGTAGGCGCCTACGTGCAGCAGCTCGCCACCAAGGACCTTCCCGCGGAGGAGTTCGCCGCGGAAATCACCGCACTGTGCAAGAAGCTCTACGGCGGCAAGCCCGGTGACGACGCTTCCGCCGTGGTGGTCAGAATCCGCGCGCCACGAACGGTGACCGTGCTTGTCGGGCCACCGAGGGAGCCGGCCGACGACCCGAAGGTGGTAGCGAAGCTCGCGCGGGCGCCGGGGAAGAAGGTCGTCTGCGGCGGCACCACGGGGAACATGGTCGCACGCGTCCTCGGAAAGAAGATCGAGGTGGACCTGGGCTGCGCCGATGGCGAAGTCCCGCCGATCGGCGTCATCGAGGGCATCGACCTGGTCACCGAGGGGATGCTTACCCTCGTCAGGGTACTCAACAATCTGAAGGAAGGCGTGCCCCTGTCGAGGATGTTCTTCAACACTGACGGCGCCAGCATCTTGACGGTGACTCTTCTCCAATCGGACAGGGTTCATTTCATAGTCGGGAGGGCGATAAACCCCGCGCACCAGAGTCCCGGGGTTCCGCCGCTCCTGGCGCTGAAGCCGCAGATCATCGACGATATCGTGAGGCATCTCAGGCGGCTCGGCAAGCGGGTGACAGTGGAGTACCATTAGAGGCCCGCCGGCGAGCCGAGCCCTGGCTCATTCGTGGACAGGTTTCGGGTAACCTCAACTCCAGGTACCCTTTGAACGCAGGAGACTACCCCCTCCTGCATTTTCTTTTTGGAGGACGTCCGGCGCCGGCCAGGGCGTCCCGGCGGATCGTACGGTGGGGCCGCGGAGGGGGCGGCCCAAGGCAAAACCGCAGGTGCGCTGCTGTATTACTGGGTTTCCGTGGTTTTGACAATGGGTGCCGGCCGTGCTATCATAGTCGTGCGTGTTGCGCAATATGGAGCGTCGGGCTGTAGCGCAGTTTGGCTAGCGCGCCTGAATGGGGTTCAGGAGGTCCCGAGTTCAAGTCTCGGCAGCCCGACCATGAAGAATTTGAGCCGCAGCCATTGCGGCTCTTTTGTTTGATACACGCTCGTTGGTAAATATACTGTTGGCCCCTT is a window of Bacillota bacterium DNA encoding:
- a CDS encoding 4Fe-4S binding protein codes for the protein MTAAEAQRKFSKLNEIVSKHGRKATNLVAILQDVQAEYRYLPEEVLAYVATALRIPPSVVFGVATFYSQFSLSPKGKYVIKVCDGTACHVRGSDHVCYAIKQAAGLKDDEITTQDLKLTVEPVACLGACGLAPAVMVNDVEVHGQMTPEEGKKLVESLLKREDGPQEQSTEGPSSQPVTFKISRKGDLVASAEKAESAMRSEKARILVCAETACVANGSLKVYEEIRRIVASRGLLADVSLVTEGPRAAGKVGVVKAGCHGYCQIGPLVKIEPGSVMYIKVKPEDAEDIVGKTIEKNEIVERLLYKDPATGKVARSESEIPFYSGQKKIVLRTCGLIDSEDIEEYIAIGGYQGLAKALTEMMPERVIEEVTASGLRGRGGGGFPTGKKWQFARQSKGDKKYVVCNADEGDPGAFMDRSVLEGDPHRVLEGMMIAGYAVGADEGYIYCRAEYPLAVKRFRKAIADAEGSGLLGDNILGTGFSFRVTLKEGAGAFVCGEETALLQSIEGKRGMPRPRPPFPAVSGLWGKPTLINNVETYANVPYIIANGAKAYNKYGTAKSAGTKTFSLAGQVARTGLIEVPMGMTLREVVFGIGGGMRRERPFKAVQIGGPSGGCLTKDHLDLPLEYEALTSVGAMVGSGGLVVVDDGTCMVEMAKFFMGFVQSESCGKCVPCREGTKRMLDLLKKITEGKATEQDVDLLYETAMNVKNSALCGLGKTAPNPVLTTMKYFRDEYMAHVRERRCPAGVCKALVKYGIEASRCKGCGVCAKACPAGAISGEIKKPYVIDQDACTKCGTCVEKCKFGAIGVS
- a CDS encoding (2Fe-2S) ferredoxin domain-containing protein: MVTIEICMGSSCFLRGSGEIVEILKKLLASRGLEHRVVLKGSFCMERCTNGVTLKIGDKVFTQVHKEDVEGLFQGEVLPALELGS
- a CDS encoding PAS domain-containing protein produces the protein MPVISTIEARCKDCYRCLRSCPVKAIRFVGGSSKSELRAKVMGERCVLCGTCLLVCPQKAKKVRPDVDKVKDLIRNGREVIASLAPSFAGAFVSERHGRVVSALRKLGFSRVEETAYAAGPVAEEHACTAGDVPPPSITSSCPVIVNLIEMYYPGVMPHLAPVVSPMVGHARYLKAAHPGSAVVFVGPCVAKKEEAEPSGEVDAALTFAELADWLRQEHVDVSSLDESSFDGPAPDVSRLFPLDGGLLKTAALPTDMLSEEYRVVTGLDNCMQFLQEVRSGGDSVKRMKMVEMLACAGGCISGPGLVTCEGVEPDSNSRRRAVLQYYHARSGAGAVAGENSESDVRPEIDLRRGYSDRRPDTLAPDEVTIRGILAQTGKMGPDDELNCGACGYGSCREKAVAVFHGFADIQMCMPYMRERAESMSNVIISTTPNGIIVVNPRLDVVEVNRAAEAMFGCSAQKVVGKPLSTIIDPSNFEKALETKRLLRVRVGYPEYSLNTDQSIFYVDKENVVIGIFVDRTEEAKRRSEEQKTRQSVVSRAQEVIDKQMKVAQEIAGLLGETTAETKVLLTRLIELMQKE
- a CDS encoding SpoIIE family protein phosphatase, whose product is MPARPEGLFIEIGKSQLNKAGEELCGDSIDISHTADSTIVIVSDGLGSGVKANILSSLTTRIASTMLKSGCKIDEVIGTLASTLPVCKVRHLAYSTFSILQIFKDGRAYLAEYDNPAVFAGGKNGSPPLSFNERKVGERSIRETYFTVDDGDWLCLVSDGVLHAGIGGIWNLGWGWDRVGAYVQQLATKDLPAEEFAAEITALCKKLYGGKPGDDASAVVVRIRAPRTVTVLVGPPREPADDPKVVAKLARAPGKKVVCGGTTGNMVARVLGKKIEVDLGCADGEVPPIGVIEGIDLVTEGMLTLVRVLNNLKEGVPLSRMFFNTDGASILTVTLLQSDRVHFIVGRAINPAHQSPGVPPLLALKPQIIDDIVRHLRRLGKRVTVEYH
- a CDS encoding 4Fe-4S dicluster domain-containing protein, yielding MADSATAAAAVTATQGRVNLNGRLVPIRGERNVLELARNNGIEIPSFCYHSELSVYGACRMCLVEVDGMGLQASCSIEPREGMVIRTNTEQAQKIRKMILELILAEHDRECTTCGKNWQCKLQRLADQVGVSTIRYGGKPADGSPAARAQFAMDTSSPSIVRDPKKCILCGDCVRMCREVQGVGVLEFAHRGPKTAVVPAFGKNLADVECINCGQCVAVCPTGALTAKPEIDRVWGAIHDPSKTVVVQIAPAVRVALGEEFGLPAGEAATGKIASALRMIGVDKVFDTVFTADMTALEETLEFLERKSGGGRLPIFTSCCPGWVKYCEQFHPELLDNLSTCRSPQQMFGALVKKFYAKKLGKSPKEVFVVSIMPCTAKKFEAQRPEFTTEDSRDVDAVLTTVEAAAMFKQAGILFDAIEPSALDAPFGMVSGAGVIFGASGGVMEAVVRTAYALTTGGDLGDIEYEPVRGLDGIKKAGVQLGSQKIRMAVVSGLSNAERLIEAIEDGSESYDAVEVMACPGGCVGGGGQPVSSGAQPLAVAGGRKAQRISGLYSIDRELQIKNPKENPFLDKVYAEWLGKPGGEVAHHALHTHYVHRKRIKEERIAGILRSTEPDAVDVSVCVGTGCFLKGSYDVLDRFLGAAKKNGVEKKVNLQATFCLERCGEGVSVKVNDEIITGVNKANAESVFADNVLSRLK